In the Fusarium falciforme chromosome 6, complete sequence genome, GATCTGATAGAACGCGGTCATGAAAAAGTTGAAAAGTATAGATAGACGGATAGCATGATCAGACTTTATCACGATTAGATAGATGTGCGCAATGATTGATGGATTATAATTCACAACAACTATACATTGATCAGAAGTGAAGTTGAATTGGTGAGGACGAGCGAATGCGACTCTGACCCTGTTGTGAATATCTGCATACCCTATCCCACATCACACTCTCAAAAATGCCTTATTTCTGATTGAATTTGCATAGTAAATGAACCCCCTGCATATCCTATTGTGTCCTTTACGAAATGATAGTCCTGAATCCACGCTTCGTAACTTTTCAAACTGTTCTGTGCTCCCTTTGAAGACTCATCCCGACCAAATCCCCCAATGACAATTTCCCATTTTTGCTTTCCTCATTATCCATCATTGACCGTCGGCATGAGACTCGATGTTAGGCAGAAGAAGATCAGACCTCCCATTCATGCCGTTCAAATAAGGCTTCACCTCACTCAGCAAGCAGACCTTGATATCGAACTCTACCCCAACCGCTCCAAACAAGGACACAAGACTCTTTGTCCCCATGGATATAATATCGCTCTGGATAGATTTCAGATTGGGAAATTGCTGAGGGTCTTGGCTCTTCCAGCCCGCCAAAGTCAGGAGCGCTTCCTCAAGACAACTAGTCCATCGAGAGTCATTCCTTGCCGTGAGTGAGATAATTGAAGCAGGAAGAAGGCGCATCAGTACCTGGTGGTCAACTTCATGCTCCCTCGCGATAGGAACGTGACCAAAAAGTACCGTGGAGTTAAGAAACACGTGCTCCAAGACCGAGAAATGTTTAAGATCAAGGTCATCGGGGATCTTGCTCATCTCAAAACCTCGATTCGCAAGGTCAAGATGCAACACCTTTAGTGTATCTTTGTGCCCCTCGAGATATTCAATGGCCTCTGAAAACTGGAAATGATCTGAAGAATTGCCTGATGTGAACGGGTTGAAAGATCCAGGGTCGATCTTGGCTTCAAACTCAAAGGCTGTCAAACTCCCTGTACAGGCAGCCAAGAGCTCCTGAAGGCTCTTGGTCGAGACCAAGCAATCTGTCACTCTAAGAGTCTTGAGCTTGGGCATCTTTGGAATTGGAGACCCATGAAAAGAGTGTTGATGTAGGTTCAGGGTCTCCAAACCGGAAGCCAGTTGAATGATTGGATTTCCGCCGATTGCAAGGTCCAGTGTCTTCAAAGGCAGGTTCAAGACCCCAAGAGCCGGAAGTGCAGAGTGCGGAAGTCCATGAGTTGGCCATCTGTAGTTTCCTTGAAGGCTAATGTAGTCGAGATTCGGCATAAGGGCGATCAGCATGGCCACCAGCTCGGCGTTCATCCAGCGCCGACCAGGCTCGGAGCCCTCGCGAAAAGCATTGTGTAGATTCCGGTGTCGTGTTTCA is a window encoding:
- a CDS encoding F-box domain-containing protein, with the translated sequence MATDRISNLPNEILLQIFGYFCLHCQDEYNQPWDSRPLRHKPHRTRQRGDIKSWYSLDRHTLYSASLVSRRLRDIAQSVLYHEFALGHGDSWVSKLYTWQGRLASFMRCLTQRPDLAHSVRVCYVSTSLFETSCQEENRAVILEAARALDIDLPAAWRQRVSKASTHEKCDWPDTYEAFLHSHLDGSDSLGETRHRNLHNAFREGSEPGRRWMNAELVAMLIALMPNLDYISLQGNYRWPTHGLPHSALPALGVLNLPLKTLDLAIGGNPIIQLASGLETLNLHQHSFHGSPIPKMPKLKTLRVTDCLVSTKSLQELLAACTGSLTAFEFEAKIDPGSFNPFTSGNSSDHFQFSEAIEYLEGHKDTLKVLHLDLANRGFEMSKIPDDLDLKHFSVLEHVFLNSTVLFGHVPIAREHEVDHQVLMRLLPASIISLTARNDSRWTSCLEEALLTLAGWKSQDPQQFPNLKSIQSDIISMGTKSLVSLFGAVGVEFDIKVCLLSEVKPYLNGMNGRSDLLLPNIESHADGQ